aggtttGGAAGTAAATCTGATGAATTAATTCTGAAGTTCTGAGTCCCTAGCAAAGTATTCTTTCCCCAAGATGGCCACCCTTAAACCTTAGTAACTCTGCTGCTAATTCAAATTAATACAGCAGGAGGTGCTGTTTGGGCACCCGAAGTTTAAATGAAGCTACAGGTTCATATAAGGAAACTATTTCTGCCAAAACATAACTGTTAGATGGTGTGTTCCACTTTGGCTACAGAAATAAGTGTCTTAGGGGAGAAAGATGATACTTATAATCTCTTAGCACATCAACACAAAAATGcattactttttccttttatagatCATTTTTTGATCACAACATTATGCAACATTCTACTTATGAGTTTCCTGCCATCTTTTttaaggagagaaagaggagacaaaTTATATTGGGGGGGAAGTTTACATTCTATACCACTCTACTGGTACAAGACACATGCTTAGGCTCTTATCTAAGACCACAGCACCACTAGTAAAAGCAGTCACATGCTCACATACCATATACAGTCACTTAAGTTTGTATCAACTAGTGTTTCTCCTGAACCaacaaaactaaaatttgaaaTGTAGAAATTGAGTGTACCCAACTGTACAAATTGCTAGAAACTATACACTACTtttcatttgtaacattttcaAACCCTCATTCATCTACCACAAAATGAAGCCAAAAAGGAGAACACATTCATCATTATTTAAACTTATGAAACAGATCACAGGCTTCAtgggcatgctgctgctactgctaagttgcttcagtcatgtccgactctctgcaaccccatgactgtagcccgccagactcctctgtccatgggattctccaggtaagaaaactggagaggcAAAACTTTCAGTAGCTTACATTTTATTCATGACAAGGCCAGTGTGTCAAACACTACCTAGAAATACAGTAAATTTTTCCAAGAGtagtaataaatataaaactaaaaagagCCAAAAGCACTCAACAATTCTCAAACAGATATTCATCAAAATGAGGTAAGTCTAATGTGTCATTTGCTAAAGAATTTAatgctgaagcagaaaaaaaCTCATCAAAAATATCAGTCTTCATGGGACTTTCCGAGTTCAATGTTCTAATAAAAGCATTATTTGTGAGTGAATCTGGCTGAAGTTCACTCTGGTTTTTCTTGGGGCTGCAGTAATTATGCTCCTGCCTCAGATGTGTGTTGTGGGGAATACTGTTGAATTCATTGGGAACTGGTGCCGGGATGTGACTATCTCCCATTTCTAAATACCTGAAGTCAGCCTCCCGGTTTTCTGAGAGCTCTGCTGAAACCACACTGGTCGGGGACAGTAATTCTGCTAGAATTTCTTCATGCGTCTGACCACCGTACGGGGAAACACCGGGAACTGTGGCGCACCCTGATTTATTATCGGCAATGTCAATTTGACGCTGCAGTTCTTGTAGCAAGCCTTCTATTGACTCACCGTCATTTGGAGACCCACAATGGGACACCTGTTCTGAAGGTTCACTTGGAAGTGTTCCGTTTTGGGGGGAAGACATCAGAGCggctaatttcttcttttttgccttAAGTTTTTTAAGAAGTTTTAGACGGAGTTTATGAATCTGACCCTCAATTGTGTCTCCATGGTTTGGTGACGAAACACCATTTTCATTTCCATGAGAACTGTGGTTGAGGTGAGCTCCACAGGAGGCACTTTCACATCTCTTCCAAACTTCCGAATCACCAGTGCCATCAGCACGGGGAGGGGAAGCTGTGCTGGCTGGTGACTGATGGCTTGGAGGAGAGTTACTCACCAGAGGCAGCTTAGCTGCCCTCCTGTGAGCTTTCCTGGAGGCCTGGCTGGCCTTTTGTCTTGAACCTTTAGTTTGAAAGCCACCAAAATTACTTGCCCCCTTAACTGAAGGCTGCAAATCAGTCACAGTGTTTCTGTTATGAGTTGAAACACAAGAGGGCATAAAAGAAACACCCTTGCTTAATAAGCCTTTTACCCAACTTCCCACAAATGGTTTCTTCTCTTTCAGAGGTGGATTCTGTAACGGCTTAGCTGTTACAGTTTGAGAAAATGCTGTGGTTTCTTCTTCCTTCCAATCAGATACCTGAGATGTAACATGTTGTTCTGGATTTAACTTCTCAGTTTCTGGTACAAGAAATTGTTTCAATGAAGCATTCCTCTCTAGCGCAACTGTACCTTCAGTGTCTACTGACTTTACTTGCTGTGTAAGGTCCCCAGCACGAGTGTCATTCACAGGCTGAGTAACTACAGTATCTTCTGTAGTCACCTGTACTGATGGCATAGCTAAGAGTTGGGATGAAAAGCTTAAATCCATAGACTGGTTGTGGGTAAGCCTGTCCTCGCATGGGGCCACTAAAGAAGCTATGAGTGGCTTCTCTGACTGCAAAGTGTTTGCTTCAACAACCCCTACATTTTCTGCCACAGGTTTGTGTTCTAATAAAAAACCTTCAGAGTTGGACTGTACTTCTTCAAGTGTCGAAGGTAAGATACTGCTGTCAACTGAACCTTTCAGATCTGGAAGAGAATGATGTCCAGGAGCTACGGCTTCATCCTGTGAGAGGGTATTAGGAACCATGGACACATCTGTGGGGTGCGTTCCTGAAGACGGTTCAGCTGAGGCAGCTTTGCCTGTAGAACATGCTGCTCGAGACGCTTGCTTCTCGTTGCCAAAAGCGTACTGGTCACTAGTCTTTTTAAGTTGacggcaggcaggtgctttatcTGTCATCTGGGatgtttttctttcccaaataacAATATGTATCTCCGAAGCAGGAACCTGAAACGTCTCGTGCCTTTCAGAACACAGGCCTTTTAAGTCATCACATTCTAGCCAACTTCCTGGGGAATGGGGAGTCAAAGTGAGAGGTTAGATATTCCAACAGACCACTATCCTAGGTAACTTTCTTCTGGCCTTTTTAACTGCTATTATTACTGAATACCCACCAAAAGAGAACTTGAAAACATGGCCTTATCCTTATGTCACCATTTTTCTCTGCCGAATGTCAAGTCCTTGGATTTGGATAACGGAAGTTATGGACTCACATTCAGAAATGTGAAAAACTGAGGCAGTGTTTACTCTTTTCTAAAATGCTCATAAAAATCAAGACAGAAGTATCTTTAACTTATGGAACTGAGAGTACAGTATCACCTGATATATCTGACAATATCAGAAAATAGATTAGGTTTTTCGTATATATGAATTTTCAAGATAAATGAAGCTTGTTACCTCAAGTACCAACatttaatttgattattttattggtggggatggtggttaggaaaaaaataaaagcttaggTTTTTGGGTGTCTGCTCTTATTTCTAAGCTCGTGTTTTCTCATTTGTCAAGTAAGGATGAGATGATCAATGACAGGGAAAGACATTAAATACCCCCTCTAAAACACCAAAAACTCCCAAACAAAACTATCTGCTAAATAAGTTTATGTCGATACAGTCTTATAAACAATCCGAACCCACTACTTCTTATCCTATACCCATTAAAACCTTGAGAATATTTTCTTTGCCTAGGTCAGTGGATCTCCACCACAAACATATGTTAGAACCATCTGATTACTATTTGGGCTGAAGCCTCAGAGATTGATTCACTGCTCTAGAGAAGAGCCAGGATATTTTTTATAAGCTAATCatacaatttttatatatttgtcaaaGTTGGAAAATACCTAACCTCTTCTCTCTGAAGAGGATTTTTCATTCTCTAGAGTGCAATTAGacaactataattttttttcaaagtttttttttaagctattgaGAACTAATCCCCCCCCCTAAATTCTGAAGTAGGGTAAAACTTTAAAGTAATATCTATATTTATGAGTTTCCATTTGCAAAGTGCTTTTATAAGCATATTGTGATATATATCCAAACCATCCCCAGGAAGAACATTCGGTGAAAAATAGCAAACTATAAACCAACAGTAGTCTCTCACctcaatctctttttaaaaaagcaatatgcatatgcatgtgtatacTCATAAACATGCTGATATAAACAAACAAAGGCAGCCATGAGGAGTGATTCTAAAGCAGGGTGATGGGGtagaggagaaggggtggggtTGTAACAGGCAAggacaagaagagagaaaagaatgtcAAGGCAACGTTTATCTTAAAAGAACAACAAACTAGAGTTCAGTCCCCACGCCTATTATCATAAAGGAAAAATGTTTAAGCACTTACCATCAGCATCTAAAATCCATGTTACAAAATGATTATTTGCTTGGTACTGAATTACAGAAGTTACTTGataaagacagccttcagaatgaaaTGAATAGCGCTGCAAGTCATTATGGGGTAAGCCTTCCACAAAGTGTAACATGAATACGAGAGAGACTCTGTAGGGGAGAAAGGCAAGAGAAGTCAAATAAATGTGATGCCATGTGTCTGGCTGCACAAAAGATGGTCTGAGGCAAGTGAGTCACACATAACACTCCCAAGGCCAATTGCACTGCTTTTTCTTGAGAACCTCCAGATGTGTGCCTTAATTAGAAACGGAGAACTCATTTGAAGACGTCTGTAACAGTACACCCTTCTCAGAATGGTGTCACTGACAGTTGGAGGCCGTCATGCAGTAAAGCTCTAACACAGGCCATTAAACAAAACTTGCTCTGTAAGCTGCAACACTGCTTTGGCTTACAGAAGATCTCTTGAAAACTACTTCAccgaatcaaaagaaaaaaatctagaccTTTGAGAATTTTCTTTGGCACCAAGTGCCCAAATTTAACTGCTTTTTTGTTAGATGGGACAGGTAATATGTGAAACAAAATAACAAACCTAAGATattcaaataaacatttaaaaaaaatcaaataagctAATATTTGGcctatttctctgttttctcaggaAGTAGACAGACCCATCAAGTTAAAATTCTACTTACAAAAAGTTTATTTCTAAGGAAGTAGAAAGGAAAACATACTGGTTATTATAAATTTCAAAACATctgcaatttcaaaaatacattattaCAGTAACATGACAAACCAGAGAACAGAATCCAGAATAGGCCTCAGATAACTAAATTTAACAgaactttcaggattttaaaaaaaatgttgaatatcTCTTTTCCCAATATTTAAACAGATGTCAAAACTTACTTAGCTTATCAACATTTATTCAGCTGAAATAAACTTGAATCAGTGTCCAAAAATGTAGATTATCCAAACTGACAAGGGACAATTTGTAAATTATTCCTTGTCAATCTATTAGAGAATAATCCAGTCTTTATGTAACTATAAATAAAAAGTCCTGCAAAACTGTCTATATCaataaattctgtttttttgCCACATATTGATCCACGATGCCAAAAGTGGGGAGAATTTAAAAACTGTGAAGCATTTAAGTGTTTAGAAAATTAATGGGCATTTGAAGAATTTGGAGAAAATTCACAATGCATATAtaacaaagcaaatgaaaacataatCAATAACTCTAGGAAAAATAAAGAGCTATGAAAGAGATGAAACGTAACCACTTATACTCCTTGGCAGGagaagggatgtatgtatactCATAATAAACAATGAAGTACTGATTTAACCAAAAAATGTAGTCATATTGGAAGGACAGGGAGAGGTTAAACACAGGTGGGGCCCAGGTGATGGTGTGAGAGTCCCAGTCCTCAATATTCTAAAAGGTGCAAAGGTACACTGCACTGAAATGTCAAAGTGAATGCTACCTTAAAGGTTTAAAGCAGGCACCTGGAAATGGACTAGGAGGGACGCTGTTCTTCTCTCCTTTTAGGTCTTGGCACTAGTAGATTAACTGAGATTTTGTTACTTGGGTGAAAATAAAACCTTCAGGAAAggttctaagggattcttggcaCATCCAAGGCCATCGGGAAACAGGAAGAGAAGGTTAATGTCACTGGTTCTTTACTACATCAAATGAAACCTCAAAACATGTCCTTTAGGTGGGGACAAAGTTACAGAGGAGGTACGTGTGTGAGTGCATtaacaaaaagagagaaactgcCTAACGTGGaactgctgctgccgccgccaagtcccttcagtcgtgtccgactctgtgcgaccccagaggtggcagcctaccaggctcccctgtccctgggattctccaggcaagaacactggagcgggttgccatttccttctccaatgcatcagactcaaaagtgaaagtgaagtcgctcagttgtgtctgactcttcgcaatcccatggactgtagtccaccaggctcctctgtccatggattttccaggcaagggtactggagtggggtgccactgccttctccaaacatgGAACTGACCTGTGAACTTTTACAGAGATGGGGCTTCTGataacactaaaaaagaaaattctgatcaGTCTGTCCACTGAGGAAAAACAGAAGGCTTGCTGATATATAATGAAGATATATCTGCTTAAGGGCAGCAGAAAGCTTACAGAAGGATGAAGAATTAGCATGCTTCAGTCCGGGAGAAGATGGAAACTCAGACAGATGAGCCTATGGCTCATTTTGAATCATCTTAGTTCTTGAAACCAGGTTAAGGAAATCCCAGAATTCTAATGACTCTAGGCActtgataatcatgatggtgtgatcattcatctagagccagacatcctggaatgtgaagtcaagtgggccttggaaagcatcactacgaacaaagctagtggaggtgatagaattccagttgagctgtttcaaatcctgaaagatgatgctgtgaaagtgctgcactcaatacgccagcaaatttggaaaactcagcagtggccacaggactggaaaaggtcagttttcgttccaatcccaaagaaaggcaatgccagagaatgctcaaactactgcacaattgcactcttctcacctgctagttaagtaatgctcaaaattctccaagccagacttcagcaatatgtgaaccgtgaacttccagatgttcaagctggttttagaaaaggcagaggaaccagagatcaaattgccaacatccgctggatcactgaaaaagccagagagttccagaaaaacatctatttctgctttgactatgccaaagcctttgactgtgtggatcacaataaactgtggaaaattctgaaagagatgggaataccagaccatctgacctgcctcttgaaaaatctgtatgcaggtcaggaagcaacagttagaactggacacggaacaacagactggttccaaataggaaaaggagtacgtcaaggctgtatattgtcaccctgcttatttaacttctatgcagagtacatcatgagaaacgctgggctggaagaagcacaagctggaatcaagattgccaggagaaatatcaatcacctgacatatgcagatgacaccacccttatggcagaaagtgaagaggaactaaaaagcctcttgatgaaagtgaaagtggagagtgaaaaagttggcctaaagctaaacattcagaaaacgaagatcatggcatctggtcccatcacttcatgggaaatagatggggaaacagtggaaacagtgtcagactttattttgggggggctccaaaatcactgcagatggtgattgcagctgtgaaattaaaagacgcttactccttggaaggaaagttatgaccaacctagatagcatattcaaaagcagagacattactttgccaactaaggtccgtctagtcaaggctatggtttttccagtggtcatgtatggatgtgagagttggcctgtgaagaaggctgagcactgaagaattgatgcttttgaactgtggtgttggagaagactcttgagagtcccttggactgcaaggagatccaaccagtccattctgaaggagatcagccctgggatttctttggaaggaatgatgctgaagctgaaactccagtactttggccacctcatgcgaagagttgactcactggaaaagactctgatgctgggagggattgggggcaggaggagaaggggacgacagaggatgagatggctggatggcatcactgactcaatggacgcgagtctgagtgaactctgggggttggtgatggacagggaggcctggcgttctgtgactcatggggtcgcaaagagtcggacacgactgagtgattgaactgaactgaactgaggcacttgagagagatgaagaaaatggaaGTTTAATAAGCttaaaagagagaagacaaagaaaaaaaggagagagagtagGGGGGCGTCAGACAATTACCCTAAGTCAGCTCTGCAGTGGTGTGTCACTTGAACCAGAGCTTCTGACAGAGAGAAGCACTTTGGCAATTCATAAACCTATGCTAACTCAAACTTCTAAAAAGCAAGTTGCAGTCATCACTTTCAATACTacacactgggggaaaaaaaaagtaaatccacATTCACTTTGTTCTAAAAATAGTAAGGCAATTTAAACTCACTTTTCTAATAccatttttcttatttgtgaCTTATTGTTGCAATTGTTACATGGACCAAAATGGGCAGCCTTAAGTGGGTGCCACTCAGGGATGACATTTGTAAAGGTGACCAGATTCTTCatacatctattaaaaaaaagagagacataatTTTGATTAAGTTAAATTCATTCATGTTACCTTAAATCAACGACTAAAACAGAAGGcactttcctttatttattcataCTTTTCTATTCCCACAAAAGTATGTCCATGTTCCTTCCTAACCCTACCCTAGTAAAGTTTTCTGTAAGGACTCTCCACATTAATTATCTATAGTTTCTCAGCTATGAGATGAAAATGTTAAAGGCAGGGTTTCTCAAGGGCAATCCCGCTGCTATATATTTTACACTGGGTTATTCTTCGCTGGAGGGCATTTACCTGTGCACTGGAGGATGCTGGGCCTCATTCCTGGCCTCTCTACACATGAGAGGCCGTAACAGCCTCCAGCTGCAGCAACTAGCTatctccagacactgccaaatATCCCACGGGGCAGGAAAGAGCCCTGAGTGAAGGACCACTGCTTTAAGGCTTTCAAATGTATTAACAGTTCATCCTTAATCAAAAAATTCACCATCTGGCTATCCATTACTAACAACCAAAAATGAAAAGGGGCACTTACAAAAGCATATATTCGGGAATAGCAACAACTTAATTATTTTGATTCTTAAAGTATAAAAACATCAGTTGTGAAAAAATACGGTTTTCACAGTTTACATGAGTTCTAAATTTTGCACTTTAAGCCTGAATATTTGATAGCAACAGCATCTGCAAACATGATCTTTACAGATGCACACTATAATTCAACTcgattaactatttttaaaagagcaattaTTTCTT
The sequence above is a segment of the Budorcas taxicolor isolate Tak-1 chromosome 12, Takin1.1, whole genome shotgun sequence genome. Coding sequences within it:
- the USPL1 gene encoding SUMO-specific isopeptidase USPL1 is translated as MTDSPKSGNGLPVVGPGADIGKSSLHMVGYLGKNYDSAKVLSDGYCPSCRAKGKLKALKTYRISFQESVFLCEDLQCIYPLGSKSLNNLISPGLEDCHTPNKPQKRKILETNCEDLPLLADSKKTKNHRGIDSEQVLNSNHNGGEYDGTSPGLPGSLYSGQQNPVRTADSWEQNEALEADTVDMAPEEDATMVDVSGTEGTRPQNERCTSELEKPLESKHTSFCQTSCVQWKNAHALCWLDCILSALVHLEGLKSTVTDLCSKEESVFGQLFTRYNEANKLLHTSQLDGVKDGDCKKLPSEIFAKIETCLNEVRDEIFIRLQPQLRCTLGDMESPVFAFPLLLKIEPHIEQLFTYSFSWNFECSHCGHKYQNRCMKNLVTFTNVIPEWHPLKAAHFGPCNNCNNKSQIRKMVLEKVSLVFMLHFVEGLPHNDLQRYSFHSEGCLYQVTSVIQYQANNHFVTWILDADGSWLECDDLKGLCSERHETFQVPASEIHIVIWERKTSQMTDKAPACRQLKKTSDQYAFGNEKQASRAACSTGKAASAEPSSGTHPTDVSMVPNTLSQDEAVAPGHHSLPDLKGSVDSSILPSTLEEVQSNSEGFLLEHKPVAENVGVVEANTLQSEKPLIASLVAPCEDRLTHNQSMDLSFSSQLLAMPSVQVTTEDTVVTQPVNDTRAGDLTQQVKSVDTEGTVALERNASLKQFLVPETEKLNPEQHVTSQVSDWKEEETTAFSQTVTAKPLQNPPLKEKKPFVGSWVKGLLSKGVSFMPSCVSTHNRNTVTDLQPSVKGASNFGGFQTKGSRQKASQASRKAHRRAAKLPLVSNSPPSHQSPASTASPPRADGTGDSEVWKRCESASCGAHLNHSSHGNENGVSSPNHGDTIEGQIHKLRLKLLKKLKAKKKKLAALMSSPQNGTLPSEPSEQVSHCGSPNDGESIEGLLQELQRQIDIADNKSGCATVPGVSPYGGQTHEEILAELLSPTSVVSAELSENREADFRYLEMGDSHIPAPVPNEFNSIPHNTHLRQEHNYCSPKKNQSELQPDSLTNNAFIRTLNSESPMKTDIFDEFFSASALNSLANDTLDLPHFDEYLFENC